A window of Mucilaginibacter sp. PAMC 26640 contains these coding sequences:
- a CDS encoding glutamine--tRNA ligase (catalyzes a two-step reaction, first charging a glutamine molecule by linking its carboxyl group to the alpha-phosphate of ATP, followed by transfer of the aminoacyl-adenylate to its tRNA), translated as MSEERSLNFIEEIVEGDIAAGKNDGRVLTRFPPEPNGYLHIGHAKSICLNFGLAQRYGGKTNLRFDDTNPVKEDVEYVDSIKEDVKWLGFDWAEELYASDYFDKLYDLAVELIKQDLAYVDDSTAEEIAVQKGTPTEPGVANAFRSRSVEENLQLFADMKAGKYPDGAKVLRAKVDLAAANMQLRDPLMYRIKHAHHHRTGDAWCIYPMYDFAHGQSDAIEEITHSICTVEFIPHRPLYEWFIEKLNLFPSKQYEFARLNLNYTVMSKRKLLQLVTDGHVDGWDDPRMPTISGLRRRGYTPASIREFCERIGVAKRENMIDVGLLEFCIREDLNKTAWRRMAVLDPVKLVITNYPEGKTEIFHGENNPEAEGGDGSREFGFGREIWIERDDFMEVPTKKYFRLGVGLMVRLKSAYIVKGESVVKDADGNITEIHCTYIPESQSGNDTSGINVKGTIHWVSVAHAKTAEVRLYDRLFQVEDPSNEDGDFKDYINPNSLHILPAAFIEADLANAKVGTPVQFMRKGYFTLDKNSTADKPVFNRTVTLKDGWVKK; from the coding sequence ATGAGCGAAGAAAGATCACTGAATTTTATAGAGGAAATTGTTGAGGGCGATATTGCTGCCGGCAAGAATGATGGCCGGGTTTTAACCCGTTTCCCGCCGGAACCTAACGGTTATCTGCATATCGGGCACGCTAAGTCGATATGCCTTAATTTTGGTTTGGCGCAGCGCTACGGCGGTAAAACCAACCTGCGCTTTGATGATACCAACCCTGTAAAGGAGGATGTGGAGTATGTGGACAGTATTAAGGAAGATGTAAAGTGGCTGGGGTTCGATTGGGCCGAAGAACTTTATGCATCTGACTACTTTGATAAACTGTACGACTTAGCTGTAGAACTGATTAAACAGGACCTGGCTTATGTTGACGATAGCACTGCCGAAGAAATTGCCGTACAGAAAGGTACGCCAACCGAGCCTGGGGTAGCTAATGCATTCCGGAGCCGCTCTGTTGAGGAGAATCTGCAGTTGTTTGCCGATATGAAAGCCGGTAAATACCCGGACGGCGCTAAAGTGCTGCGTGCTAAAGTTGATTTAGCCGCGGCCAATATGCAGCTGCGCGACCCATTGATGTACCGCATTAAGCATGCTCACCATCACCGCACGGGCGATGCCTGGTGCATTTACCCGATGTATGATTTTGCACATGGGCAAAGTGATGCCATTGAGGAAATTACGCACTCTATCTGTACAGTGGAGTTTATACCTCACCGCCCGCTGTATGAGTGGTTTATAGAGAAATTAAACTTGTTTCCGAGTAAGCAATATGAGTTTGCCCGCTTAAACCTTAACTATACGGTAATGAGCAAGCGCAAGCTGCTGCAATTGGTTACCGATGGCCATGTGGATGGCTGGGATGATCCGCGGATGCCCACCATTAGCGGTTTGCGCCGCCGTGGCTACACACCCGCCAGTATCCGTGAGTTTTGCGAGCGCATTGGCGTGGCCAAGCGCGAAAATATGATAGATGTTGGCTTGCTGGAATTCTGTATCCGCGAGGATCTGAACAAAACCGCATGGCGCCGTATGGCAGTGCTTGACCCGGTTAAGCTGGTGATCACTAATTACCCGGAGGGCAAAACGGAGATCTTTCATGGAGAGAATAACCCTGAAGCAGAAGGTGGAGATGGCAGCCGGGAGTTTGGTTTTGGTCGCGAGATATGGATAGAACGCGACGACTTTATGGAAGTACCTACCAAGAAGTATTTCCGCCTGGGTGTTGGCCTGATGGTGCGTTTGAAGAGCGCCTATATTGTTAAAGGCGAAAGCGTAGTGAAGGATGCAGACGGTAATATTACGGAAATTCATTGCACGTACATCCCCGAATCGCAAAGTGGGAACGATACCAGCGGTATCAACGTAAAGGGTACCATCCATTGGGTGAGCGTTGCACATGCCAAAACTGCCGAAGTGCGCCTGTACGACCGCCTTTTCCAAGTGGAAGACCCTAGTAACGAGGACGGTGATTTTAAGGACTATATTAACCCAAACAGTCTGCACATATTGCCGGCTGCCTTTATAGAAGCCGATTTGGCTAATGCCAAAGTGGGTACCCCGGTACAGTTTATGCGTAAAGGTTACTTTACATTAGATAAAAATTCAACTGCAGATAAGCCCGTATTTAACCGTACGGTAACGTTGAAGGACGGTTGGGTGAAGAAATAG
- a CDS encoding protein tyrosine phosphatase produces MKILMVCLGNICRSPLAEGIMQHLADKEGLNWEVDSAGTGNWHVGSPPDRRSIRAAYEQGVDISKQVCRLFTTSDFDEFDLILVMDKSNLSNILALSRNDSDRQKVKMLLGDKIVPDPYYDDTQFAPVFKLIETGCKEIIRQYKDK; encoded by the coding sequence ATGAAGATACTGATGGTTTGCCTCGGCAATATTTGCCGCTCGCCGCTGGCGGAGGGTATTATGCAGCACCTTGCCGATAAGGAAGGTTTAAATTGGGAGGTGGATTCTGCCGGAACGGGCAACTGGCATGTCGGCTCCCCTCCCGACAGGCGATCTATCCGCGCCGCTTATGAACAGGGTGTGGATATCAGCAAACAAGTTTGCAGATTGTTCACTACCAGCGATTTTGATGAATTTGATCTTATCCTGGTGATGGATAAAAGTAATTTATCCAATATATTAGCGTTATCACGTAATGACTCCGACAGGCAAAAAGTGAAGATGCTACTGGGCGATAAAATAGTGCCCGATCCTTATTATGACGATACGCAATTTGCACCTGTTTTTAAACTAATAGAGACCGGGTGCAAAGAAATTATCAGGCAGTATAAAGACAAGTAA
- a CDS encoding S1/P1 Nuclease, which yields MKIKLLKKLILAVAVMYLPIQSMAWGTNGHRICGQIADSYLTPKARAAIKAILGNESIAITSNWADFIKSDPNFNYLYNWHFINFDKTLTYPEMETYLKADTTTNAYTKINFLTGQLKNKNLPQESKLLYLRMLIHIVEDVHQPLHTGHLSDKGGNDVKVMWFDKESNLHSIWDSQLIDAQQLSYTEYVSWINHTTPAGRATLQKAPVSQWLFESNQLADKIYADAKPGDKINTYKYNFKFIAILNDQLLKGGVRLAGVLNQIFG from the coding sequence ATGAAAATCAAATTGTTAAAAAAATTAATACTGGCAGTAGCCGTAATGTATCTGCCCATACAAAGTATGGCATGGGGTACCAACGGACACCGGATTTGCGGCCAAATAGCAGACAGCTACCTTACACCCAAGGCCCGTGCAGCAATTAAAGCCATTCTCGGCAATGAATCCATCGCCATTACCAGTAACTGGGCTGATTTTATCAAATCAGATCCAAATTTCAATTACCTGTATAACTGGCATTTTATAAATTTTGATAAAACGCTTACTTATCCTGAGATGGAGACTTACTTAAAAGCGGACACCACCACAAATGCTTATACCAAAATAAACTTTTTAACCGGCCAGCTAAAAAACAAAAACCTGCCTCAGGAAAGCAAATTGCTTTATCTAAGAATGCTGATCCATATTGTGGAGGATGTGCACCAGCCATTGCATACCGGGCACCTGAGCGATAAAGGCGGCAACGATGTGAAAGTGATGTGGTTTGATAAGGAAAGCAACCTGCACTCTATCTGGGATTCGCAGCTGATAGATGCACAGCAATTAAGTTATACCGAATACGTATCCTGGATCAATCACACTACACCAGCCGGCAGGGCTACCCTTCAAAAGGCCCCGGTAAGCCAGTGGTTATTTGAATCGAACCAGTTAGCCGATAAAATTTATGCGGATGCTAAACCGGGCGACAAGATCAACACCTATAAGTATAACTTTAAATTTATTGCCATCCTTAATGATCAGCTTTTGAAAGGCGGGGTTAGACTGGCGGGTGTTTTGAACCAGATATTTGGATAA
- the fumC gene encoding class II fumarate hydratase (class II family (does not require metal); tetrameric enzyme; fumarase C; reversibly converts (S)-malate to fumarate and water; functions in the TCA cycle), with protein MSFRTEYDTMGAVQVPADKYWGAQTERSRNNFKIGPEASMPKEIIEAFAFLKKAAAYTNTDLGVLPAEKRDMIAQVCDEILAGKLDAEFPLVIWQTGSGTQSNMNVNEVVANRSHVLQGNTLGEGKTFIHPNDDVNKSQSSNDTYPTAMHIAAYKILIDVTIPGIEKLRDTLKAKSEAFKSVVKIGRTHLMDATPLTLGQEFSGYVSQLNHGLKALRNTFEHLSELALGGTAVGTGINTPKGYDVKVAEYIAQFTNLPFITAENKFEALAAHDAIVESHGALKQIAVSLMKIANDIRMLASGPRSGIGEIHIPDNEPGSSIMPGKVNPTQNEAVTMVAAQVMGNDVAISIGGSNGHYELNVFKPLMAANFLQSARLIGDACVSFNDHCAVGIEPNYEGIKKHLENSLMLVTALNPHIGYEKAAKIAKTALKENQSLREAAVGLGYLTNEQFDEWVRPEDMIGGLK; from the coding sequence ATGAGTTTCAGAACCGAATATGATACCATGGGCGCGGTACAGGTACCGGCCGATAAATACTGGGGCGCACAAACCGAACGCAGCCGCAACAACTTCAAAATTGGCCCCGAGGCATCTATGCCGAAGGAGATCATAGAAGCATTTGCTTTTTTAAAGAAAGCTGCCGCTTATACCAACACAGACCTGGGTGTACTACCTGCAGAGAAACGCGATATGATTGCGCAGGTATGTGATGAGATCCTGGCTGGTAAACTGGATGCAGAATTCCCTCTGGTAATCTGGCAGACCGGTTCGGGCACGCAATCAAACATGAACGTAAACGAAGTGGTAGCTAACCGCAGCCACGTATTGCAGGGTAATACTTTAGGCGAAGGCAAAACCTTTATCCACCCAAATGATGATGTAAATAAATCCCAGTCATCAAACGATACCTACCCAACCGCAATGCACATTGCCGCCTATAAGATCCTGATCGACGTAACGATACCCGGGATCGAAAAACTTCGCGACACACTGAAAGCAAAGAGCGAAGCTTTTAAATCGGTTGTGAAGATTGGCCGCACCCATTTAATGGATGCTACCCCATTAACATTGGGACAGGAGTTCTCGGGCTATGTATCACAACTGAACCACGGCCTAAAGGCCCTGCGTAATACTTTCGAGCATTTAAGCGAATTAGCACTTGGTGGAACCGCCGTAGGCACCGGTATCAACACGCCTAAAGGTTATGATGTAAAGGTGGCCGAATACATTGCGCAATTCACCAATTTGCCATTTATTACTGCCGAAAATAAATTTGAGGCCTTAGCTGCACATGATGCTATTGTGGAGAGCCACGGTGCATTAAAACAAATTGCAGTATCGCTAATGAAAATTGCCAACGATATCCGGATGCTGGCATCTGGCCCACGCTCGGGTATAGGCGAAATTCATATTCCGGATAACGAGCCGGGATCATCTATTATGCCCGGCAAAGTTAACCCTACACAAAACGAAGCGGTAACTATGGTTGCTGCACAGGTGATGGGGAACGATGTAGCTATCTCTATCGGTGGTTCAAACGGGCATTATGAACTCAACGTATTTAAGCCATTAATGGCTGCCAACTTTTTGCAGTCGGCCCGCCTGATTGGTGATGCTTGCGTTTCTTTCAATGATCATTGCGCTGTAGGCATTGAGCCAAACTACGAAGGCATCAAAAAGCATCTTGAAAATTCGCTGATGCTGGTTACTGCACTTAACCCGCACATCGGGTACGAGAAAGCGGCCAAAATTGCCAAAACAGCGCTGAAAGAAAACCAGTCACTTCGTGAAGCCGCTGTTGGTTTAGGTTACCTCACCAATGAACAATTTGACGAGTGGGTACGCCCGGAAGACATGATCGGCGGTTTAAAATAA
- a CDS encoding serine hydrolase — protein sequence MNFVLKATATFVASLFILASCSNGKTDKKSNADPLKPFDSSGLLKYDAKKGDKKIDDFMQHLHKVSGFNGNVLVAKKGKILYEGTFGWANHLTRDSLKINSQFELASVTKTMTGTAIMQLWERGKIKLDQDVRDFFPDFPYEGVTIRLLLTHRSGMMNYVYFVDNIYRTQHLNQKKGLTNAEAMAMIAKYKPARFNKPNVRFLYNNSNFMVLGAIIEKVTGKTYADYMMENVFKPAGMKHTAVYSKAVYEKIPADVVGHDRNSWKYSVAQNYLDGPVGDKGIYSTVGDLYIFDQALRAGHLIKPATQDSAYTPHNPMVRGHFNYGYGWRLFEAPGQKVVYHTGWWHGFRHIFLRDMKNDVTIVLLGNMVNGSLLHLDDLFKITGMPVVRKGAYNGAGDTAED from the coding sequence ATGAATTTTGTTCTAAAAGCTACTGCTACCTTTGTAGCTTCTTTGTTTATATTGGCTTCCTGTTCCAACGGCAAAACTGATAAAAAATCCAATGCCGATCCGCTAAAACCCTTTGATTCTTCGGGATTATTAAAATATGACGCTAAAAAAGGCGACAAAAAGATAGATGATTTTATGCAACACCTGCACAAGGTGAGCGGGTTTAACGGGAATGTGCTGGTAGCAAAAAAAGGTAAAATCCTGTACGAGGGTACCTTCGGCTGGGCCAACCACCTCACCCGCGACAGTTTGAAGATCAACTCTCAATTTGAACTGGCATCGGTTACTAAAACCATGACGGGTACTGCCATCATGCAGCTTTGGGAACGTGGCAAAATAAAACTGGATCAGGATGTACGAGATTTCTTCCCGGATTTTCCATACGAAGGTGTAACGATCAGATTGCTGCTCACCCACCGGTCTGGCATGATGAACTATGTTTACTTTGTAGATAATATTTACCGTACCCAGCATTTAAATCAAAAAAAGGGTTTAACGAATGCCGAGGCAATGGCCATGATAGCGAAATACAAACCGGCCCGGTTTAATAAGCCCAACGTTAGGTTTTTATACAACAACAGCAATTTTATGGTGCTGGGTGCTATTATAGAAAAGGTAACCGGTAAAACCTATGCTGATTATATGATGGAGAATGTGTTTAAACCTGCTGGGATGAAGCACACGGCCGTATATTCCAAAGCGGTTTATGAAAAGATACCCGCGGATGTTGTAGGACACGACCGTAACAGCTGGAAATATTCGGTAGCGCAAAACTACCTCGATGGCCCTGTGGGCGATAAGGGGATTTACAGTACAGTAGGAGACCTGTATATTTTTGACCAGGCGTTAAGGGCTGGGCACTTGATCAAACCTGCCACACAAGACTCTGCTTATACCCCGCATAACCCAATGGTTCGCGGGCACTTTAACTATGGTTATGGCTGGCGCTTATTTGAAGCACCAGGCCAGAAGGTAGTTTATCATACCGGTTGGTGGCACGGCTTTCGCCACATATTTTTGCGCGATATGAAAAACGATGTTACGATTGTTTTGTTAGGTAATATGGTTAACGGGAGCCTTTTACACTTGGATGATCTGTTTAAAATTACAGGAATGCCAGTGGTACGTAAAGGAGCCTACAACGGGGCAGGTGATACGGCGGAAGATTAG
- a CDS encoding hydrolase, with the protein MKVTYYGQSTIELEADGKKLLFDPFITYNELAKGIVEVSALKPDYILVSHGHGDHVADLVEVQKQSGAKVICIAEIADWLGKQGIDNVHGMNIGGGFNFDFGRVKMVNAIHSSALPDGSNGGNPAGFVIYSEGKVIYFAGDTALTYDMKLLEGENLDWAFLPLGDNYTMGADDAIKAAGFINCKDIIGIHYDSFPVIKIDKEEVKGKFIKAGLNLKLPAIGESLDL; encoded by the coding sequence ATGAAAGTTACCTATTATGGCCAGTCGACAATAGAACTCGAGGCCGACGGCAAAAAATTATTGTTCGATCCATTTATCACCTACAACGAATTAGCAAAAGGTATTGTTGAGGTTTCGGCTTTAAAGCCGGATTATATCCTGGTATCCCACGGCCACGGCGATCATGTTGCCGATTTGGTGGAGGTGCAAAAACAAAGTGGCGCAAAAGTTATCTGTATTGCCGAAATAGCCGATTGGCTGGGCAAGCAAGGCATTGACAATGTGCACGGGATGAATATCGGCGGCGGCTTTAATTTCGATTTTGGACGTGTGAAAATGGTGAATGCCATACACTCCAGTGCACTGCCCGATGGTTCTAACGGTGGCAACCCTGCCGGTTTTGTGATTTATAGCGAAGGTAAAGTAATTTACTTTGCAGGTGATACAGCACTTACCTATGATATGAAGCTATTGGAGGGTGAAAACCTCGATTGGGCTTTTTTACCATTAGGCGATAATTACACGATGGGCGCGGATGACGCTATTAAAGCAGCAGGTTTTATCAACTGTAAAGACATTATTGGTATCCATTACGATTCCTTCCCGGTGATCAAGATAGATAAGGAAGAGGTGAAAGGAAAATTCATTAAGGCCGGGCTAAATTTAAAATTGCCGGCTATAGGCGAAAGCTTAGATCTGTAA
- the glgC gene encoding glucose-1-phosphate adenylyltransferase (catalyzes the formation of ADP-glucose and diphosphate from ATP and alpha-D-glucose 1-phosphate): protein MTSKVISIVLGGGQGSRLAPLTQTRSKPAVPIAGKYRLVDIPISNCLHSGIDRIFVLTQFNSASLNKHIKNTYHFSTFSTAFVDILAAEQTPTSAGWFQGTADAVRQSLHHLAVHEFDYVLILSGDQLYQMDFEEMINQHIEKKADISIATIPVDVSDVPGFGILKTDSDNLITSFIEKPKSGFENWVSEVSPEMKAQGRIYLASMGIYIFNRQLLYELLEGNDHTDFGKEIIPQSIEGHKVVSYQYEGYWTDIGTIPSFFDANLGLTDDIPQFNLFDKNHIYTRARMLPPTKISGTHLDRSIIADGCIINASLITRSIVGIRTRIGLYTTIDSCYIMGSDNYQTLDEIAAAKAKGEAIMGIGDRCTLRNAIIDKNTYIGDDVKINCGGRLPDGDFPTYTVVDGIVIVKKRAVIPSGTVI, encoded by the coding sequence ATGACATCAAAAGTAATCAGCATTGTACTTGGCGGCGGCCAGGGCAGCCGTTTAGCACCGCTAACACAAACACGCTCAAAACCTGCAGTGCCAATTGCTGGTAAATATCGTTTGGTTGATATCCCTATCTCTAATTGTTTACACTCAGGTATCGACAGGATCTTCGTGTTAACGCAGTTTAACTCAGCATCGTTAAATAAACACATCAAAAACACTTATCACTTCAGCACGTTCAGCACTGCTTTCGTTGATATATTGGCTGCAGAACAAACCCCTACCAGTGCAGGCTGGTTCCAGGGCACTGCCGATGCAGTAAGGCAAAGTTTGCACCACCTGGCCGTGCACGAATTTGATTATGTGCTGATTCTATCCGGCGATCAGCTATACCAGATGGATTTTGAAGAAATGATCAACCAGCATATCGAAAAGAAGGCTGACATTTCTATAGCTACTATACCCGTTGATGTAAGCGATGTTCCTGGTTTCGGGATTTTAAAAACCGATAGCGACAATCTGATCACTTCTTTTATCGAAAAACCAAAAAGCGGTTTTGAAAATTGGGTGTCAGAAGTTAGTCCGGAAATGAAGGCGCAGGGGCGTATTTACCTGGCTTCGATGGGTATTTATATATTTAACCGTCAACTTTTATATGAATTGTTGGAAGGTAACGACCATACCGATTTCGGCAAAGAGATCATCCCGCAATCTATAGAAGGGCATAAAGTAGTTAGTTATCAATATGAAGGTTACTGGACAGATATTGGTACTATCCCTTCTTTCTTTGACGCGAATCTCGGCCTTACAGATGATATCCCGCAGTTTAATCTGTTTGATAAAAACCACATCTACACACGGGCGCGTATGCTGCCGCCAACAAAGATCTCTGGCACGCATCTGGACAGATCAATCATTGCAGATGGCTGTATTATCAACGCCAGTTTAATAACCCGGTCAATCGTTGGGATCCGTACCCGGATAGGCTTGTACACCACCATCGACAGCTGTTATATAATGGGCAGCGATAATTATCAAACCCTTGATGAAATTGCTGCAGCAAAAGCAAAAGGGGAAGCTATTATGGGGATAGGCGACCGGTGTACATTGCGAAATGCCATTATAGATAAGAACACCTATATTGGAGACGATGTGAAAATTAATTGTGGCGGCAGGTTACCGGATGGAGACTTCCCAACCTACACAGTAGTTGATGGTATTGTTATTGTTAAAAAACGTGCAGTTATACCGAGCGGGACGGTGATTTAA
- a CDS encoding glycogen synthase, whose product MRIFHLSAECYPIAKVGGLADVVGALPKYQNQAGQNAAVVMPFYNRKFVHEHTFDIVFQGATLLGTRRIYFEVIKESTDELGFELYMIKIPGLLDRENIYSYPDEREQFLAFQICFLDWINWSGQTPDLVHCHDHHSGLVPFLMYHSALYRRLAHIPTIFTIHNGQYHGAFGWEHFHLLPEVDFYKTGLLDWNGGINPLACAVKCCWKFTTVSPNYLKELSVSSNGLEYLFYVERFKGHGIINGIDTDVWNAETDPMVPNKFSAATVSKGKQKNKEELCTRFHLSPDKPLIVFIGRLVVEKGADMLPAAIEKSIQQHGDEVNFLILGAGDAETEMALQKLKDLYPDNCNVFIGYDESLAHLIYAGADFLLMPSRVEPCGLNQLYAIKYGTVPMVRTTGGLADTVIDFADEGGYGIRFNNTSVDDISTSVTRAVELYRDTKKMQLLRKRMMGLDFSWYRSAKEYIDLYESLIPKI is encoded by the coding sequence ATGAGAATATTCCACCTCAGTGCCGAATGCTACCCAATTGCCAAAGTTGGCGGGCTTGCAGATGTTGTTGGCGCACTGCCAAAATACCAAAACCAGGCCGGGCAAAACGCGGCAGTGGTTATGCCTTTTTATAACCGCAAATTTGTACATGAGCATACTTTTGATATAGTTTTCCAGGGAGCTACATTATTGGGCACACGGAGAATTTATTTCGAAGTAATAAAGGAAAGCACCGACGAACTAGGGTTTGAGCTGTATATGATCAAAATCCCGGGTTTACTGGATCGTGAAAATATCTACAGCTACCCTGATGAGCGCGAGCAATTCCTGGCCTTTCAGATCTGTTTCCTGGATTGGATCAATTGGAGCGGCCAAACCCCTGACCTGGTGCACTGCCACGACCACCATTCCGGGCTGGTTCCTTTCCTGATGTATCACTCCGCATTGTATCGCAGGCTGGCACATATCCCAACCATATTTACCATCCATAACGGCCAATACCACGGGGCTTTTGGCTGGGAACACTTCCACCTGTTACCCGAAGTTGATTTTTATAAAACCGGCCTGTTGGATTGGAACGGCGGCATAAATCCCCTTGCCTGTGCGGTTAAATGCTGCTGGAAGTTTACTACGGTATCGCCCAATTATTTAAAAGAACTATCCGTTAGCTCAAACGGACTGGAATATCTATTTTATGTAGAACGCTTTAAGGGGCACGGAATCATCAATGGTATTGATACCGATGTTTGGAATGCAGAAACAGACCCGATGGTGCCAAACAAATTCAGCGCGGCTACGGTTAGTAAGGGCAAACAAAAGAATAAAGAAGAGTTATGCACACGTTTTCATCTTTCACCGGACAAACCCCTGATTGTATTTATAGGCCGGCTGGTGGTTGAAAAAGGAGCCGATATGCTGCCGGCTGCTATCGAAAAAAGCATCCAGCAACATGGTGATGAAGTTAACTTCCTGATATTAGGTGCCGGCGATGCCGAAACCGAAATGGCACTTCAAAAACTAAAAGATTTGTACCCGGATAATTGCAATGTATTTATAGGCTACGATGAATCGCTTGCACATTTGATCTATGCCGGGGCCGATTTTTTATTGATGCCATCACGTGTGGAACCATGCGGACTCAACCAGCTTTACGCCATCAAATACGGTACGGTGCCGATGGTACGCACCACCGGGGGGCTGGCTGATACCGTTATCGATTTCGCCGACGAGGGTGGTTACGGCATCCGTTTTAATAATACGAGTGTTGATGACATCAGTACATCAGTTACGCGGGCGGTTGAATTGTACCGCGACACTAAAAAAATGCAACTATTGCGCAAGCGCATGATGGGCCTCGATTTTTCCTGGTACCGGTCGGCAAAAGAATATATTGACCTCTATGAAAGCTTAATCCCGAAAATATGA